CGTTATCGAGCAATTTTTCGCGGCAATCCATAGAGCTGAACGCATGGGCGCTGTTACAGACAATCAAGAGGGCCGGTGATCGGGTTTCCTGAATTGTTTTTATTATCATGACCAGTTTTTCGCATGCATACGGGTCCATACCACTCAAGGGTTCATCGAGCAAAAGAAATTGCGGTTCCATTATCATGGCGCGGGCAAGTGCTGCATATCGGGCCTGGACAACCGATAAATGATCGGGAAGCTTTCCGGCAATATCGGCAATACCATATCGTTCGAGCTGCTTGCGCGCCCGTTCTCTGGTCAGACGGTCGTTCAATGACGTGTGATAGCGGAGCGGGAGCGCAATGCTCTCAATAATCGGATAATTATGAATCAGGGCGTGTTTCTGAAAGAGATACCCCATTTTCTTTCGAGCAGCAATTTTTT
The nucleotide sequence above comes from Chitinivibrionales bacterium. Encoded proteins:
- a CDS encoding ATP-binding cassette domain-containing protein yields the protein MADKLRFENVSFRGHSNMILNKISFSLRKGETLVITGRSGTGKSTLLEIAAGLTRPYEGNVYWDDVLLDSLSTDQKIAARKKMGYLFQKHALIHNYPIIESIALPLRYHTSLNDRLTRERARKQLERYGIADIAGKLPDHLSVVQARYAALARAMIMEPQFLLLDEPLSGMDPYACEKLVMIIKTIQETRSPALLIVCNSAHAFSSMDCREKLLDNGILLDAEFRGVMK